TGCCTGTCACTCAGGATCAGCGATCCTCAGCAGCTTATCAAATCTCCATGGATAAGGCCTGAAGACCTGAAAGAGTACAAGCATATTACAGACATTTTCAAGATAGGAGGAAGAACGCACTTCCCCAACTGGATATTGAACAATGTTCAGGCCTATGCAAATGAATCTTATGATGGAAACCTTATGGACCTGCTTGATTGTCCAAGAGATATACGTGACCTGTTCTACATACCAAACAAGGAACTTGATGGTGCTATCAACCAGTGGAAGCAGTGCAGTAAAGTTTGCAACAAATGCGGATACTGTAAAAGACTTGCAGAGAAGATAATTAAAGTATATACTGCAGATGGATGCGAGAATATACTAAAACCCCTTAAGAGCGAAGGTGGGCAATAATGACTATTATAGATACACTGGCAAAGAACCGTGGTGAACTTGAGAATAAATTAAGGAACCTGCTTGCAAAGCCTGTTTTCCTTATTGAGATGGATGCTTTTGCCCTCCCATGCGGATGTAAAGGTTTAACCATCAATACAAGAGGATTGCAATTTGATGATCTGGAGATCTTTGAAGAACATATCAATGAATATCTCAAAATTACTTCAGAGAATCTTGAAGTTGAACCTTCATTTTTTTTTGCAAGACTTGTGCCTGGTACGGCAGAAGTAGCATCACTAAATAGTAGATTGCTTTGCAATAGGTGTTACATGGACTTTGCACGAGGAAACGGCAAACAGCCAAGACCAGACATATATATACTTAACTTCTCACGCAGGGAATAAAAACCTGTTTTTCAGTATTTTTTGAAATATATATTTTTACCGTTGGTTGCTATCGGTATTTTTTTAGCTGCCAAAAAGGAAAGACCCGTATTTTGGCTTGTTCTATTCGAAAGATTTAAGAACTATTTAATATAATGCAAACCACCTGACGTTAGTCTACGCCATATTAGTTATGATAAAATATTCGAAGTTAGAATATTTTAGTTTGGCACGATTTACGCTTAATTTATACAATACAAAAAGGAGGAAATGTGAATGGAACCGCTCACAGGTATGGGCGTACTGGCACTTATGGGAGCCGCTGCAACTATTGCAGGAGCCTCTGAAGACCTTGAATCAGATGTAGGGTCACAGAGTAACCCAAACTCCCAGGTACAGTTAGCCCCTCAGATGATGTATCCACACAGGATACACAGTAAAGCTGTTTCTGGTGAACCACCATCAAATGCACTTATATGCACTGTCGGTGGAACAACCGCATCCGTACTGATCAGCACTGGTGCATCTGCTGCCTTAGCACTTGTTATTGGAGCAATTGTGGCTGCAGCAATACACGGCACTTATTCAACTACTGCATACATGGGCAGATCAGCAAGTCAGAAACGTTTTAAACAACCAATTTATCTTGATGTGATTAGAAGTCACCTGCCAGTTATCATGGGATATGCATTTATCACAACATTCTGTATTCTAGTGGTATCTTATCTTATGGCAACCGTCATGGCACACCCATTCCCACTGCCACTTCTGGCATTCATTTGGGGAATTACAGTTGGTGCAATCGGATCATCAACAGGTGATGTACACTACGGTGCAGAAAGACAATTCCAGAATGTCGAATTTGGATCAGGCCTTAACGCTGCAAACTCCGGTAACATCGTGAGAAAAGCAGAATCCGGTCTTAGAAATGGTATCGACAATTCATGGTTCTGTGCAAAATTCGGTGGACCTGTAACAGGTCTTGCTTTTGGTATGACCGTATTCCTAAGTGGCTGGGTCACAGCAGTTTTTGATCCAAGCAGAGGAGATGCAATCGGCTGGGTTTCAGTCCTTGCAGGTGTAATTATTGTACTTATTCTTATATTGTGGAACAGAAACATGGAAGTTGCTGCCCGCGCTGCATTTGGAACATACAAAGAAGATGAAGCAGAGGTGGCCGCATGATTGATGTCGCAGGAATTTTAATGGCAAATATCGTCTACGTGATAGCTATCACATTAGGCGGAGCGCTTATTTCATGGAGTGTTCACTTTGTACCAGTAGGTGGTGCTCCAGCAGCTATGGCACAGGCAACAGGTATCGGTACAGGTACCGTACAGCTCGCAGCTGGTGCAGGTCTTACAGGTCTGGTCACAGCTGGTGCAATGATGCAGATTACAAACAGTGCAGCACTTGTGATTGCATCCGGTGCAGTCGGTGCAATGATCATGATGTCTGCAACAATGATCGTAGGAACATGGGTTTACGTATATGGTGTCGGATGTCCTCCAGCATCAGCAAAAGTAAAGTACGACCCTATCACAAAGGACAGGCAGGATCTCTATGTATCCCAGGGTACTGAAGGTCACGGACTTCCAACAGTATCATTCGTAAGTGGTGTGATCGGTGGTGCCCTTGGTGGTATCGGCGGTTCAGTAGTATACTACGCACTTATGAGTGTTCAGAACGGACTCCCACTCGCAGACCTTGTAGGTATGGCCAGTGTTTTCGCAGTAGGTATCTTCTTCGTAAACGCAGTAATTCCATCCTATAACATCGGAGGAACTATCGAAGGTTTCCACGATCCAAAGTTCAAGAGATTCCCAAAAGCTGTTCTTGCATCCCTTATAGCAACATTCTTCTGTGCACTTATCAGTGTACTTGCAATAGGAGGTCTGTAAATGTCAGCAGGTGGAAGTGGAGCAGCCGCAGAGGCAATTCCACAGAATAAAATAATCGCCTTCGGTGTAGCAGGCGGAGTTATCGGAATATACGGAGCATACTTCCTTGTAGGTATGGTTGGTCAGTATATGTCCTTCATCGGTGCCCTTGGCGCAATATGCGGTATGATATGGGGCGCAGCAGCAGTTAGAAGAGTAGCAAGTTACGGACTTGGTACTGGTGTACCTTCAATCGGTATGCTGGCTCTTGGTATGGGCGTACTTGCATCAACATTCGGCCTTGCAGTAGGCGGTGTTGCTGGTCCAGTAATAGCACTTATTGTAGCAGCAATTATTGGTCTTATGATCGGTGTACTCGCAAACAAGATACTTAACATGGGCATTCCTATCATGGAATCATCCATGACAGAAATAGCAACAGCAGGTACAATCACCATTATAGGACTTGCAATTGCAATGACAGGAACTTTTGAATTTGACACTGTACTTACCCAAGTACTCTCTACCGGATACATTGCAGTAATTTTCATTGCAGGTGGCCTTGCAATCCTTCACCCATTCAACGCATGTCTTGGTCCGGATGAGACACAGGACAGGACACTTATGGTCGCATTGGAAAAAGGTGCAATTGCAATGATCGTTGCAGGAATTGTAGCAACTATAAATGCAGGTGCATCAGGTGCACTTACAATCCTCATTGGACTTGCAATATGGTACATAGGTTTCAGTGGATACTACGACCGTGTAAAGAGAGACGCATACGCTGTTGTTGGAACAGGTCTGTTGCCTTCTAAGGAGGAATTGGAATGAGTATGGTACACGTAGCCCCGGAGGCACACCTTGTACTGGACCCACTTACCTCACTTCTTGCAGAAGAAAGAGAAGACATAATCCAGTATTCAATGGATCCTATAATGGAACAGCTCGACGAACTTGACAAAATAGCAGATGACCTTATGAACTCACTGTCACCAAGCAAACCACTCCTCAACACATTTGAGGGACGTGAGAATACCTCATACAGTGCAGGTTTCTATGGTAACACATTCTACGGCGTAGTAGTAGGTCTTGCTGTTGCAGGACTTATGCTCCTGGTCATGAGCGCATTAGGAGTGATGTGAAATGGCAGATAAAAGAGAACCAGCAGTCGGATGGCCAATCCTTAAAGGAGAATACGATGTTGGCGATGTAAAGAACTGTGTTGCAGTAGTAACATGTGGTTCACACCTTGCAGCAGGCCCACAACTCGATGCAGGTGCATGTCTGACAGGTCCATGTAAGACAGAGAACCTCGGTCTTGAAAAGGTAGTTGCACACGTAATATCAAACCCAAACATCAGATTCCTCCTTGTTACAGGTTCTGAAGTAAAGGGTCACATTACTGGTGAAGCAATTCTCAAGATCCATGAAAATGGTGTCAAAGACAACAGGATCGTTGGCGCAAGTGGTGCAATTCCTTATGTAGAGAACCTTTCAGAAGCAGCAATCGCAAGATTCCAGGAACAGATAGAATGTGTCAATCTGATCGGTACAGAGGACATGAGTGCCATCACCGGAAAGATCAAGGAATTGGCAGGAAAGGACCCTGGAGCATTCGACGCTGATCCTATGGTACTTGAAGTAGGAGATGGTGGTGGAGACGATGCTGAGGAAGCTGGTGGACTTAAGCCAATGGCAGCCGAGATGGCAACCGTCAGAAGCAGGATACTGAGCATCAACAAGGAAATGATGGCAATCGGTAACCTCAACAAATTCCACTCCGGCGTACACGCAGGAAAGGTAGAAGGAATAATGATCGGTCTGGCAATCACATTGTCACTTCTAGGAATGCTACTGTTCGGAGGTAACTGAGATGGCAGATGAAGAATATGGAAAAGGCGTACCAATGGTCATTTCCCCGCAGATGGGAGCCATTGAAGCCGTAGTCGAGGACATCCGTTACAGAGCCCAGCTTATTGCAAGGAACCAGAAACTTGACTCTGGTGTTTCCGCAACCGGTGTAGCTGGATTCATTGCAGGATTCGTATTTGCAATCGTAATGGTAGTTATCATCCCTATGTTCGCTTGGAAGGTGATGTAAAAATGACCAATGATAGAAGCGACAGGGTACCAAGTGTAGTCACTAACCCGGAAGACTTCCAGGCAGTAATTGAGAAACTCAACAAGATCGATGAGAAGATCGAGTTCGTAAACAGTGAAGTTGCACAGCGTATTGGTAAGAAAGTTGGAAGAGACATAGGAATACTTTACGGAGCTGTTGCTGGAATTATTATGTTCCTGCTTTACGTACTGTTCCTTGCACCTATGCTCGGTATTTAAACAAAGAGGTTATTCATATGTTCAAATTTGACAAGAAACAAGAGGTATACGATGTCGGCGGCGTCAAGTTCGGTGGCCAGCCAGGACAGTACCCAACAGTGCTTATAGGAACAATGTTCTACAACAGGCACAAGATCGTGACTGATGAAGACAAGGGTGTCTTCGATGTAGATGCTGCAAACAAACTCTGGCAGGCAATGGTTGACATGGGACAGGTCACTGGTAACCCTATCGTAAACCAGATCGTCGGAGAAACACCTGAAGCTATCAAGAAGTACATCGACTGGTTCGTAGACATCGATAACAAGACACCATTCCTTATCGACTCATCCGCTGGTGACGTTCGTGCAGCAGCGGCAGAGTATGTAACAGAGATCGGTGTAGCTGACAGAGCAATCTACAACTCCATCAACGCCAGTGTCCACGCTGACGAGATCGAGGCAATCAGGAACAGTGACATCACTGCATCCATTGTACTCGCATTCAATGCAACAGACCCAAGCGTAAAAGGAAAGCTTGACATCCTTGAGACCGGTGGAACCGGACAGGACAAGGGTATGCTCGAGATCGCAAAGGAATGTGGAATCACAAAGCCACTTATCGATGTAGCAGCAACCCCACTCGGAGCAGGCTCCGGTGCATCCATGAGAGCAGTTATTGCGATCAAGGGACACCTCGGACTTCCTGTTGGTGGTGGATACCACAACATGGCTTCCGCATGGGACTGGATGAAGGCATACAAAAAGCAGTTCGAAACCAGAGAAGAGAAGCAGGCAATCTACATGCCAGCTGACATTGGAACAAACCTTGTACCACAGGTACTCGGATCAAACTTCCAGCTTTTCGGTCCTATCGAGAACACTGACAAAGTATTCCCTGCAACAGCAATGGTTGACATTATGCTTGCAGAGACTGCAAAGGAACTCGGCCTTGAGATCATGGACGAGAACCACCCAATCAACAAGCTGGTATAAACCAGCTTATCCTTTCTTTTTTTCAAAAATAAAAAGATGAAGAGCCGAAGGCATGGTAGGAATCCCACTCCCCAACCTGCATCAGCATACAACAAAAGAAGATGTGTATATCATATATTCACGTATAGACATATAAGAGTGACGAATACCCTGACATAACAATAATCATATTGATCAGACAAATATCCAATAGCAGAAAATAATTAAAGAAACAAATACTATCAACAAGCATGACCGAGGTAATGCTTGTATGGGATAACCCTTTGTTATTTGAGAAACTTTTTAAAGAGCATGACATCAAATGCCAGAGAATTGTATCCGATGCTATTGGCACACCTTTTACTCCCCCATGCAAATGTGTTGTGATTCCCACAGGATTTGCAAATAAAGCCTATACCGGCATACTGCCGGGCATTGAGCGAAATGCCAGAAGCTTTGAGAAATTCGTGCGAAACGGAGGAAACCTCGTCATATTCAGCCCTGTTGTCCCAGAATATAACTACAAATGGTTGCCAATGGAACTTGAATACAAGCAGGAATATCAGGTAACCCATATCTGCAAAGAAAAAGAGCATGAAGCACAATGCCTTGTTGAAGATACATGCTCAGAAGTAGAATTTGACGGCTATTTCACTAAAACAGACGGTGATGTAATTTTCAGAAGCGACAAAGGAAATCCACTTATGGTAGTAAAGGAACTGGGAGAAGGAAAGATAATTGCTACGACCATCCATGAATTCCCTTCAGGGAAATTCCTTAAATGGATAAATGAAACTGCAAAAAAGAGTAAATTGTAAGATCAACACCTTACAATTATCAATTACAACAACAATTCTAATTTACTTTTTGAAATCCTTCTTAAGCTGCTCTGCAATGTCTGCAGCATCAGCAACCCTGAGAACGAAAATACCAAAGCATGGCTTGATGAACTGGAAGAAGACCTCTTCCCCTTTTACACCTACCGGGATATTATCACCCATCAGTGCCACACCACGCAGCCGGTATCCACCAGGAACCTTATAAAATGTATCTGACTTTTCCTTGATCAACTTCTCAGACTGTGCAGGAGTAGCTCCTTTTAAAAGGATCTCGAACGGAATGTCATTGATACAGGACATGATAATACCTACAGGTTATTCTACCATTACAAGGTCGCGAACTTTAATACCTTTTTCTGTAATGCGGCCAACAATCTTACCACCGGTCATGCTGGCAGCTTTCTCTGCCTGATCCTGAGGAAGAATAATGACAAAGCCCATTCCCATGTTGAAGGTTTTATACATCTCAAAGTCATCAACATTACCTTCATCCTTAAGGAACTTGAAAATGTCATTTGGCTCTATCGGATCATAGAAATCAAATCCAAGACTTGTAACTCTTTTCAGCTTTAACAGACCGCTGCCTGTAATGTGAGCAAGCCCATGAACATCACATTCCCTGATGACATCAAGAACTTCCATATAGATCCTTGTTGGGATCAGAAGCTCATCACCAATGGTGGTGGATTCATTATAGGGGAACTTGTCATGATAAGAGTATGATGACTGCTCAATGATATTCCTCACAAGAGTGTACCCATTACTGTGAACACTGTCAGCAGGAATACCAACAATTGCATCTCCAAGCTGAACTTTCTCTCCTGTGATTATCTTGTCTTTTTTGACCATGCCAAGACAGGTTCCTGCAAGGTCAAAGCCATTTATAATATCAGGAAGTGTTGCTGTCTCGCCGCCAACTATGGACATACGGGAAATCTCAGCACCCTTTCTCAAACCTTCACCTATCTGGGCGGCGAAATCCTCGTCATGTTTCTCAAGAGCAAGATAATCCACAAATGAAATTGGCTCTGCGCCTATTGCAAGCAGGTCATTGACATTCATTGCGATGCAGTCAATTCCCACTGTGTTCCAGCGCTTCATCTCATTTGCAATGAGAACCTTTGAACCAACACCGTCCGTAGCAAGAGCAAGAGCATATTCTCCAAAGTCAATAAGTCCGGCATAGTGACCTATACCGGTCAATGGTGCACCCAGACCCTCACGTTTATAGTCCATACCCTTTGTGAGTGCCTTTATGGTCACTTCTTCCTTTTCGATGTCTACCCCAGATTCTGCATACGTAAGGTGTTTATCTTTCATTGAGATCCCCTGCATTGTTTGTCAAGTTCAAATTCGCGGTGTAAGGTCTTAACAGCGTCCAATGACTGACTGGAACTTACTACAAATGAAATATTGTGCTGTGATGAACCCTGACTGATCATAATAATATTTATACCGGCCATGCCAAGTGAATTGAATACTTTTCCTGCAACTCCCGGAATGCCATCCATGCCTGCACCCACAACAGCTACCACACATACATCACGGTCATAGGCAACATCTCCTACAACATTTGTTGTGAATTCAGACCTGACAGCTCCAACTGCCGCTTCAAGATGATCCTCATTGACCACCAGTGACATATTAGCCTCGGATGAACCCTGGCTGATCATGATAATATTAACGCCGGCATTTGCAAGTGCGGAAAATACCCTCGCAGCCGTTCCAATGGTGCCAACCATGCCTGCACCACTTATATTGATAAGCGCAACTTTGTTAATGAGAGTCACAGCCTTAACGACATCCTCTTTGCACTGTTGCTCGGCAACAATAAGAGTTCCCGGGAAATCCGGTTCAAAAGTGTTCTTCACACGTACCGGGATCTTATGCCTGATAGCAGGCTCGATAGTCCTTGGATGAAGCACCTTGGCTCCGAAGTATGAAAGCTCCATTGCCTCGATATATGAGATCTGAGGAATTGGACTTGCCTCGGCTACGATCTTAGGATCGGTTGTGAGGATTCCATGGACTTCCTTCCACAGCCATATCTCATCAGCGTCAATTGAAGCACCGATTATGGATGCGGAGAAATCTGAGCCGCCCCTTCCAAGAGTTGTGATTATCTCCTTTTTGTCCTGGGCAATAAAACCTGTGACAACAGGTATATGATCTGCAAGCAGAGGGCACAGCCTTTCATGAACTCTTGTATAGCTGTCCTCAAGAGGTTTAGCGTCACCATAATTGGAATCGGTTACAATACCAGCCTCTCCACCGGTAAATGCCTTTGACGGAGTGCCCAGTGAGCGAATAGAACCGCTTACAATAGGAGCTGCAAGGCGCTCGCCGTATGAAGAAATATAATCAATGGAACGATTGGTGAGTTCACCAAGATAGCAGATACCGATCAAAGCCTTCTCAAGTTCGTCGACCCTGCTGTCTATTACCTCTACACATTCCGAACGGATCTTATCATCATCAATTGCAACATTGATAGCATCGTAATGTTTTTTACTGAGACCTGCGATGAATTCCTTTACCTGGCTAACTTTACCATTTTTAGATACATCTTTTGCTGTGTTCAGTAAACCATCTGTAACGCCACCAAGCGCAGATGTCACTGCCACAAGTTCATTGCCATCCATGTGGAACTGCCTTAAGAGTTCTGCCACATGTCGGATCTTTTCACCGTTTTCCACGGAAGTCCCGCCGAACTTCATTACGATTCTCATGATACAACCTATTTAGTTTGTCAGCTAATTGCGTCTATAAACAATAAAGAGTAATATAAAGATTATGTGTAAACCTATATTCTAAAAAAGTATCAATAGAAGAATATAGGCTTACCGGAACTTGTTAAAGAACGTAAAGAATAACAGGAAAACACCTGCTGTGACTATAAGAGAAACAGCATTTGACAAACCAGCAGATGAAAACCACGATGACAGTGACGTGCCGGACTCCTGAGACTCCGATGTTTTTTCTGTGTCAGATGATGAATCCTTTGCAGAATCATCAGACCTGGATGTATTCGATGTCATGTTATAGGTCTTTGATATTTCAGTTGCTGCCGTATTTGCAAACTCTACAATGGACTCTGTGATATTGTCTTTGATATTTACGGATACAGAGAAATCCTCGGAATAAGAAGAAGACTCATCATCCTCATTAATAGTTATCAGAGTCGCTTTGTGGATACCTGCGGCCATTTCATCGGTTATGGCCTTGTACACGCCGGGACTTACATAATATCTGGAGTCCAGTATTTCACCGTCCACCAGAATTCGTACTTCTGAAAATGACTCATTCAAAGAATAGCTGACAATTGCGATCCTTCCGGCTTTAAGTCCCCCATCCACCGGGGAGTAAACATCAATATCCAAACCACTTGGAAGTTCATCTGAAGATGGTACCTTACTTTGTTTCAACGAAACATGATTCAGGAATACAGTGACTTCATCATCTGTCTCAAAAAAAGCTTTTACGTTCGCAAGGAAAAGAGTTTCTGGATTTCCATCAGAGTAAACTGTGTAATAGAAGTATTCATCGTCCTCTACATCATCTTCTTTCAGCAGTTTACCATCAAGCCTGAGCTCAAGGGTAACTTCATCATCATCCACATCTGTGGCTTCCAGCGTATAGAGACCTGAAAGATCCAGTTCATCATCCATCTTAAGAGAATAAGTTTTGTCAAGCAGAAGATAATCCTCTACATCTTCAACCGGATCCATATACTGCTCAACATAGATGGTGGAATACACCACACCATCTTCTTTATCCACATCACCTTCAGGAGTGATTCTCAGGATGAAGTAGTCCACTTCTTCCTCTTCGTCATCATCCTCATCTTCAACTACCGAGCGAATGTATTCAAGAGGTTCGTTCTCCTTGGCAAAATTATCATCAAGCTCCACTTCTTCCCCGTTAAGGTAGAGTTCGATCCATATGTCGCCACTTTTGCTGTTCATGTCCAGCACTTTGAACGAATAGCCCTGCTCAAGGAAGATCTCATCCAGAACTGCCACCTGAGGTTCCGAATAATGGATCATTGTTTTTGTTCTTACTGCAGATGCAGGAGACACGCAAAGCAGGAAAAGACAAACGAAGATAATTACAAAATGTATATATTTCATCGAAACCTCACTCATAGAACCAATAAAATAACAGGACTTCTGCCATTTTCATGGCATTATTACTGTCTTATGGTTTTTATTGATTTCTATTAATATAGGTGATAATATGAAATATGTAGTACTCATCGGAGATGGCATGGCAGATGAGCCTCTTGAAGAAATTGGTGGCATGACAGTTCTTCAGAAAGCCAACACATCCAACATGGATTACCTTGTCAAGTACGGCAGGGCAGGACTTGCACAGACAGTTCCTGAGGGCATGCACCCTGGAAGCGATGTGGCAAATATGTCAATTGTAGGGTACGATCCGAAAAAGTACTATACAGGCAGATCGCCACTTGAAGCCGCAAGCATGGGCGTGGAACTTGAAAAAGACGACGTTGCATTCCGATGCAACCTGATTACCATCAAGGATGACCTGATAGCAGACTACAGTTCCGGACACATCACTAACGAGGAAGCAAAGGAACTGATAGAACGTATTGATGCAGAGCTTGGAGATGAAAAGGTCCAATTCTATCCTGGAATCAGTTACCGTCATCTCATGGTAGGTAAAAAAGGACTCGGAGCAAACACTGAATGTGTGCCACCTCATGACGTAATTGATGAGAACAGATTCGAGCATATGCCAAAAGGTCAGGACAGTGAACTCATCTGTGAGCTCACTGAAAAATCCATGAATATACTGAAAGACCATCCTGTAAATCTCAAAAGAATTGAGGAAGGCAAGAACCCTGGAAATTCAATATGGCTCTGGGGACAGGGATATGCGCCTGCATTTACGCCTTTCGGTGAACTTTACGGACTCAAGGGAGCCATAATATCAGCAGTGGACCTTGTAAAAGGAATAGGCATCTATGCAGGACTTGATGTTATCGAAGTACCCGGTGCAACAGGATACCTTGACACGAATTATCTCGGCAAGGCAGAATATGCAATTGACGCACTCAAAGACCATGATTTTGTCTTCGTGCATGTGGAAGCTCCTGATGAAGCAGGACACATGGGTAACATGAATGCAAAGATACAGGCTATTGAGGACTTCGATGCAAAGGTTGTAGGCACAGTTCTTAAAGCAGCCAAAAAGATGGATGAAGATGTTACTATAATGGTACTTCCGGATCACCCAACACCTATTGCACTGAGAACTCACACATCAAATCCAATTCCAGTAGCCATTTACTGTACTTCTGAAAAAGTATCTGACGATGCAGATGCATTCAATGAGGAATCTGTAAAGAAAGGTGCTCTTGGAACAATTTACGCAGCAGATCTTGTGAGAAAACTAATTGATGGCGAGTGGGCTCAATAACCCACTACACAACGCCTATTGCATTCTTTTTTTGAGCACCGAATAGACTCATCATTTATATATAGAAAAACTTAGATATTATTTATTGTGGGAGTATCTGTTTTCTGGATAGTTCCATCTATATATAAGCAAGAGAGTGGTAAAATGAAATTTGGACTAACGCCCTGGTCTCCATCCACGGCCTCAAGATGGGACCCATTTGACGATATGAGGCATATGCAGGACCGTCTTAACCGTTTGTTTGGAGATAGTGAACATAGCACGGAAATGATGGACATGGATACCCTTTCCCCTCTGGTTGATATCAAAGAGGATGATAAGAATATTATCGTTACAACAGATCTTCCTGGTGTCAGCAAAGAGGATGTTGACATAGATATAAGCAACAACAGAGTCTGGATCAAAGCCAACATGCACAAGGAGTCAGAAGAGGAAAAGGAAGGCTACCTTATGCGTGAGAGGACATACAGCAGGTTTGCAAGAGCATTCAACCTTCCATCCATGGTAAATGAGGATGCTGCATGTGCCAAACTTGAGAATGGCGTGCTTACTATCACGATGCCTAAGGCAGAGATAGAAGAAAAGCACAGGATAATGATCGAATAGAGCTTCAAATTGAACTTTGATTTATGTCCGATCATTCGGACTTCCTTTTTTTAATTACCCCTTTTTGTTATCTATTATTCGATAATTTCAGATTGCGGCATCAGTTAAAAATATCATCATCCTTTGCTCAGTCGGGGTAACTGTCATCATCACCGCAAAAATGTACAACGCAAATATAGTATAATTACCTTTCTTGAGAAGCTGCACACAGTGCATAAGCCTAATTTAGAAAGTAGACGTTATGTTAAAAGACAAGAAAGCCTTTTGGAGAATCTCAAATTGAAAATGCAGGTATTTACTGTAGAAAACATCCCTCTTATCAAAGAAGGAGACGATATCGCATCGATCATATGTGAAAATACCACCATCGAAGACAATGATATTATTGTAATAGCTTCCACCATCGTTGCTAAGGCAGAAGGAAGGATGTTCAGACTGGAAGATATCATCCCCGGAGAAAAGGCATTATCCATTGCCTCAAAGCATGACCTTGATGCAAGATTCATACAGGCAGTACTTGACCGCAGTAAGGAAGTACTGGTCGATCACCCCATCTTCCTGGTCGAAACACATAACGGACACGTCTGCATCAAAGCAGGTATCGATGAATCAAATGTTGATATCGGCTATCTGGCAGACCTGCCATCAGATCCTGATAAGAGCACAGCCAGAATTGGAGAAGCTATCGAGCAGCTAACAGGAAAAAAGATCAGTGCCATACTCACAGACACCAATGGCAGGGCATTTAAGGTAGGACAGACCGGAATTGCTATTGGCGTTTATAAGATACATCCTGTGAAGAACTGGAGAGGACAGAAAGACCTGTTTGGAAACATACTTGAGATAACAGAAGAAGCAATTGCAGATGAGATCGCAGGGGCTGCAAATC
The sequence above is a segment of the uncultured Methanolobus sp. genome. Coding sequences within it:
- the mtrH gene encoding tetrahydromethanopterin S-methyltransferase subunit H; amino-acid sequence: MFKFDKKQEVYDVGGVKFGGQPGQYPTVLIGTMFYNRHKIVTDEDKGVFDVDAANKLWQAMVDMGQVTGNPIVNQIVGETPEAIKKYIDWFVDIDNKTPFLIDSSAGDVRAAAAEYVTEIGVADRAIYNSINASVHADEIEAIRNSDITASIVLAFNATDPSVKGKLDILETGGTGQDKGMLEIAKECGITKPLIDVAATPLGAGSGASMRAVIAIKGHLGLPVGGGYHNMASAWDWMKAYKKQFETREEKQAIYMPADIGTNLVPQVLGSNFQLFGPIENTDKVFPATAMVDIMLAETAKELGLEIMDENHPINKLV
- a CDS encoding DUF1894 domain-containing protein, whose product is MSCINDIPFEILLKGATPAQSEKLIKEKSDTFYKVPGGYRLRGVALMGDNIPVGVKGEEVFFQFIKPCFGIFVLRVADAADIAEQLKKDFKK
- the purM gene encoding phosphoribosylformylglycinamidine cyclo-ligase, which produces MKDKHLTYAESGVDIEKEEVTIKALTKGMDYKREGLGAPLTGIGHYAGLIDFGEYALALATDGVGSKVLIANEMKRWNTVGIDCIAMNVNDLLAIGAEPISFVDYLALEKHDEDFAAQIGEGLRKGAEISRMSIVGGETATLPDIINGFDLAGTCLGMVKKDKIITGEKVQLGDAIVGIPADSVHSNGYTLVRNIIEQSSYSYHDKFPYNESTTIGDELLIPTRIYMEVLDVIRECDVHGLAHITGSGLLKLKRVTSLGFDFYDPIEPNDIFKFLKDEGNVDDFEMYKTFNMGMGFVIILPQDQAEKAASMTGGKIVGRITEKGIKVRDLVMVE
- a CDS encoding aspartate kinase; amino-acid sequence: MRIVMKFGGTSVENGEKIRHVAELLRQFHMDGNELVAVTSALGGVTDGLLNTAKDVSKNGKVSQVKEFIAGLSKKHYDAINVAIDDDKIRSECVEVIDSRVDELEKALIGICYLGELTNRSIDYISSYGERLAAPIVSGSIRSLGTPSKAFTGGEAGIVTDSNYGDAKPLEDSYTRVHERLCPLLADHIPVVTGFIAQDKKEIITTLGRGGSDFSASIIGASIDADEIWLWKEVHGILTTDPKIVAEASPIPQISYIEAMELSYFGAKVLHPRTIEPAIRHKIPVRVKNTFEPDFPGTLIVAEQQCKEDVVKAVTLINKVALINISGAGMVGTIGTAARVFSALANAGVNIIMISQGSSEANMSLVVNEDHLEAAVGAVRSEFTTNVVGDVAYDRDVCVVAVVGAGMDGIPGVAGKVFNSLGMAGINIIMISQGSSQHNISFVVSSSQSLDAVKTLHREFELDKQCRGSQ
- a CDS encoding cofactor-independent phosphoglycerate mutase, which encodes MKYVVLIGDGMADEPLEEIGGMTVLQKANTSNMDYLVKYGRAGLAQTVPEGMHPGSDVANMSIVGYDPKKYYTGRSPLEAASMGVELEKDDVAFRCNLITIKDDLIADYSSGHITNEEAKELIERIDAELGDEKVQFYPGISYRHLMVGKKGLGANTECVPPHDVIDENRFEHMPKGQDSELICELTEKSMNILKDHPVNLKRIEEGKNPGNSIWLWGQGYAPAFTPFGELYGLKGAIISAVDLVKGIGIYAGLDVIEVPGATGYLDTNYLGKAEYAIDALKDHDFVFVHVEAPDEAGHMGNMNAKIQAIEDFDAKVVGTVLKAAKKMDEDVTIMVLPDHPTPIALRTHTSNPIPVAIYCTSEKVSDDADAFNEESVKKGALGTIYAADLVRKLIDGEWAQ
- a CDS encoding Hsp20/alpha crystallin family protein — its product is MKFGLTPWSPSTASRWDPFDDMRHMQDRLNRLFGDSEHSTEMMDMDTLSPLVDIKEDDKNIIVTTDLPGVSKEDVDIDISNNRVWIKANMHKESEEEKEGYLMRERTYSRFARAFNLPSMVNEDAACAKLENGVLTITMPKAEIEEKHRIMIE